A genomic window from Dermacentor silvarum isolate Dsil-2018 chromosome 9, BIME_Dsil_1.4, whole genome shotgun sequence includes:
- the LOC125939845 gene encoding uncharacterized protein LOC125939845, which yields MSPYADGLHSVITQHRKVTPIVYGRSNEKVREKLLRDKGLTLAKAEQVCKAVELAAAQKEVWTQERQVDPVKESWPTRERRTEFRCSRCGRIHAPRSCPAFGRICRKCGGENHFAVRCKSARKVSEVRSGDHEDDFNILNVSNGKHQRDWMVPAQVGSTPVYLKVDTGAQANLLPYGTYQRLRPKAQLKASNSVLRSYVGEVIKHLGIATLKTTIGDQVENVDFFIVKKGRQAILGLHASELLGLFTRSVNVVTTNSSEQLAQAYRDVFQGTGCVKREYRMVLRKGAIRSVQTPRRVPLALQKPLKEELERMLKAGIITKVEEPTDWVSPLVIITNNGKLRICMDPRRINECLKREHYQMPRREDIEAELAGAKFFHI from the coding sequence ATTGTGTACGGCAGAAGCAATGAAAAGGTTCGTGAGAAGCTGCTTCGGGACAAAGGATTGACCTTGGCGAAAGCCGAACAAGTGTGCAAGGCAGTGGAACTAGCCGCTGCACAAAAAGAGGTCTGGACACAAGAACGGCAGGTCGACCCGGTAAAAGAGAGTTGGCCTACCCGCGAACGTCGGACAGAATTCCGCTGCAGCCGATGTGGACGCATACACGCCCCACGGAGCTGCCCTGCATTTGGACGCATCTGCAGAAAGTGTGGTGGCGAAAACCACTTTGCGGTGCGCTGCAAGAGTGCCAGGAAAGTTTCTGAAGTCAGAAGCGGCGACCATGAAGATGATTTTAACATTCTCAACGTGTCAAACGGCAAGCACCAGCGGGACTGGATGGTGCCTGCGCAAGTCGGTAGCACGCCCGTTTACCTCAAGGTGGACACCGGTGCCCAAGCAAACCTGCTGCCTTATGGTACATACCAAAGACTACGACCAAAAGCGCAGCTAAAGGCCAGCAACTCGGTGCTCCGCTCCTATGTTGGAGAAGTCATCAAACACCTGGGAATCGCGACGCTAAAGACCACAATAGGTGACCAAGTTGAGAACGTCGACTTTTTCATCGTGAAAAAGGGGCGTCAAGCCATCCTGGGGCTACACGCCAGTGAGCTGCTGGGACTATTCACACGATCCGTGAATGTGGTAACAACCAACAGCAGCGAGCAACTGGCACAAGCTTACCGAGATGTGTTCCAAGGGACTGGCTGTGTCAAGCGTGAATACCGGATGGTATTACGAAAAGGTGCAATTCGAAGCGTGCAAACGCCAAGACGCGTGCCTCTCGCGCTGCAAAAGCCCCTTAAAGAGGAGCTCGAAAGAATGCTGAAGGCAGGCATCATCACCAAAGTAGAGGAGCCCACGGACTGGGTAAGTCCTTTGGTTATAATCACAAACAATGGTAAACTAAGGATCTGCATGGACCCCAGAAGAATTAATGAGTGCCTGAAGCGTGAGCATTATCAGATGCCGCGGCGTGAAGATATCGAGGCAGAGCTTGCAGGCGCAAAATTTTTTCACATTTGA